TGGCAGTGAGTTAGCACAACTTACAAATTTGGAGCAGTCACGAGGATGGTGCATACATTCCTTCGACTTCAGGGCAAGCAAAGTTGCAGTCATAAATGTTATCCTCATCAGTCTTCCACTTCCAGTTACTGGGGCATCAGTGACTGTCCCCAAACAATTGTAAGAACACATTCAGCATCTGGTGAGCAAGCACACTGCACATTCTCAGGCCAGTCCACAGACCTTCTTAGCAGCATTAAAAAACGGGGTTTTGGGGACAACTTAAGGTACTTGGTTGTGAGTTAGCACAACTTACAAATTTGGAGCATTCACGAGGATGTGCATACATTCCTTCGACTTCAGGACAAACAAAGTTGCAGTCATCAGTGTTATCTCATCAGTATTTCCACTTCAGTTACTGGGGCATCAGTGACTGTCTCCACAATTGTAAGAACACCATTCAGCATCGGTGAGCAGCACACTGCACATTCTCAGGCCAGTCACAGACCTTCTTAGCAGCATTGAAAACGAGGTTTGGTGGACAACTTAAGGTACTTGGCTGTGAGTTAGCACAACTTACAAATTTGGAGCAGTCACGAGGATGTGCATACATTCCTTCGACTTCAGGGCAAACAAAGTTGCAGTCATCAGTGTTACCCTCATCAGTATTTCCACTTCCAGTTACTGGGGCATCAGTGACTGTCTCCACAATTGTAAGAACACATTCAGCATCAGATGTAGACGTGCACTGCACATTCTCAGACCAGTCACAGACCTTCTTAGCAGCATTGAAAACGAGGTTTGGTGGACAACTTGTGGTACTTGGCTGTGAGTTAGCACAACTTACAAATTTGGAGCAGTCACGAGGATGAGCATACATTCCTTCGACTTCAGGGCAAGCAAAGTTGCAGTCATCAGTGTTATCTCCGTCAGTATTTCCACTTCCAGTTACTGGGGCATCAGTGACTGTCTCCACAATTGTAAGAACACATTCAGCATCTGGTGAGCAAGCACACTGCACATTCTCAGGCCAGTCACAGACCTTCTTAGCAGCATTGAAAACGAGGTTTGGTGGACAATTTGAGGTACTTGGTTGTGAGTTAGCACAACTTACAAATTTGGAGCAGTCACGAGGATGTGCATACATTCCTTCGACTTCAGGGCAAACAAAGTTGAAAGTCATCAGTGTTACCCTCATCAGTATTTCCACTTCCAGTTACTGGGGCATCAGTGACTGTCTCCACAATTGTAAGAACACATTCAGCATCAGATGTAGACGTGCACTGCACATTCTCAGGCCAGTCACAGACCTTCTTAGCAGCATTGAAAACGAGGTTTGGTGGACAACTTGATGTACTTGGCTGTGAGTTAGCACAACTTACAAATTTGGAGCAGTCACGAGGATGAGCATACATTCCTTCGACTTCAGGGAAAAACAAAGTTACAGTCATCAGTGTTACCTTCATCAGTATTCCACTTCCAGTTACTGGGGCATCAGTGACTGTCTCCACAATTGTAAGCACACATTCAGCTTTGGGTGGCAAGCACATGCACATTCTCAGGCCAGTCACAGACCTTCTTAGCAGCATTGAAAACGAGGTTTGGTGGACAACTTGAGGTACTTGGCTGTGAGTTAGCACAGCTTACAAATTTGGAGCAGTCACGAGGATGAGCATACATTCCTTCGACTTCAGGGCAAACAAAGTTACAGTTATCAGTGTTACCCTCATCAGTTTTTCCATTTCCCAGTT
This genomic stretch from Penaeus monodon isolate SGIC_2016 unplaced genomic scaffold, NSTDA_Pmon_1 PmonScaffold_7800, whole genome shotgun sequence harbors:
- the LOC119571756 gene encoding probable chitinase 10, whose protein sequence is MCLPPKAECVLTIVETVTDAPVTGSGILMKVTLMTVTLFFPEVEGMYAHPRDCSKFVSCANSQPSTSSCPPNLVFNAAKKVCDWPENVQCACSPDAECVLTIVETVTDAPVTGSGNTDGDNTDDCNFACPEVEGMYAHPRDCSKFVSCANSQPSTTSCPPNLVFNAAKKVCDWSENVQCTSTSDAECVLTIVETVTDAPVTGSGNTDEGNTDDCNFVCPEVEGMYAHPRDCSKFVSCANSQPSTLSCPPNLVFNAAKKVCDWPENVQCAAHRC